A genomic segment from Peribacillus sp. ACCC06369 encodes:
- a CDS encoding SRPBCC domain-containing protein, which produces MQKHSTTTLKMTRNFDVVPERVCDAWLNPEMMRQWFFTLEGTNKVAQNDPQVGGTWEIIDHRDGKDYRAIGEYLEIDSPNKLVFTFKMPQFSESEDTITVELKELQQGCEMTFSQNINVPHEENWTEADIEKALGEYHDGSEHGWNLMFMGLKELLETGQVSYKG; this is translated from the coding sequence ATGCAAAAACATTCAACAACCACTTTAAAGATGACAAGAAATTTTGATGTAGTACCTGAAAGAGTTTGTGATGCATGGTTGAACCCTGAGATGATGAGACAATGGTTTTTTACATTGGAGGGGACAAATAAGGTGGCACAAAATGATCCTCAAGTGGGAGGCACTTGGGAAATTATTGATCATCGCGATGGAAAAGATTATCGGGCGATAGGGGAGTATCTTGAAATAGACTCTCCAAACAAATTAGTGTTCACTTTTAAAATGCCGCAGTTTAGTGAATCGGAAGATACCATTACAGTTGAGCTGAAGGAACTTCAACAGGGCTGTGAAATGACCTTTTCACAAAACATCAACGTTCCTCATGAAGAAAATTGGACAGAAGCGGATATTGAAAAAGCTCTTGGAGAATATCATGATGGATCTGAACATGGCTGGAATTTAATGTTCATGGGACTGAAGGAATTGCTTGAAACTGGACAAGTTAGCTATAAAGGCTAA
- a CDS encoding transcriptional regulator produces the protein MSLAAISKHIKVLERANIVDKIVDGRIHICRLNTGSLSQATEWLHLYEEFWSNRFDLLENELLKAKKKEH, from the coding sequence ATGTCTTTGGCTGCTATTTCAAAGCATATAAAGGTCTTGGAGCGGGCAAATATAGTCGATAAGATTGTCGATGGAAGAATTCACATCTGTCGATTGAATACCGGATCATTATCACAAGCTACAGAATGGCTGCATTTATATGAGGAATTTTGGAGTAATCGTTTTGATCTTCTTGAGAATGAGTTATTGAAAGCAAAAAAGAAAGAACATTAA